The following proteins come from a genomic window of Sphaerisporangium rubeum:
- the truA gene encoding tRNA pseudouridine(38-40) synthase TruA, with protein sequence MGEETAVTTDVPTGADVVRVRLDLAYEGTEFSGWARQPNRRTVQGELEAALARVLRLNPGPSLTVAGRTDAGVHARGQVAHVDLPRAALAAVERRADQGRLTTAERLLALGRRLAGVLPLDVRVHAVTEPPEGFDARFSALWRRYVYRVCDAPGGVDPLRRREVLWYPRPLDVAAMNTAAAGLLGEHDFAAFCKRRDGATTIRELQHLDWTRTPDGLLSATVIADAFCHSMVRALVGSLLAVGESLRPPHWPATVLTSGTRDSGVNVAPAHGLCLEEVHYPPPDQLLPRTHLTRRLRTLTRPT encoded by the coding sequence ATGGGAGAGGAGACGGCGGTGACTACAGACGTCCCTACGGGGGCAGACGTGGTGCGGGTTCGGCTCGATCTGGCGTATGAGGGGACCGAGTTCTCCGGGTGGGCACGGCAGCCGAACCGGCGGACGGTGCAAGGGGAACTCGAGGCGGCACTCGCCAGGGTGCTGCGGCTGAATCCCGGTCCTTCTCTGACGGTCGCCGGCCGTACCGACGCCGGCGTGCATGCCCGCGGCCAGGTCGCGCACGTCGACCTCCCCCGCGCGGCCCTCGCCGCGGTGGAACGGCGGGCCGACCAGGGCCGGCTGACGACCGCTGAGCGGCTCCTGGCACTCGGTCGCCGCCTCGCCGGTGTTCTGCCCCTCGACGTCCGGGTCCACGCCGTCACCGAGCCGCCTGAAGGCTTCGACGCGCGTTTCTCCGCCCTGTGGCGGCGCTACGTGTACCGGGTCTGCGACGCTCCGGGTGGTGTGGACCCGCTGCGCCGCCGCGAAGTCCTCTGGTACCCGCGTCCCCTGGACGTCGCCGCCATGAACACCGCCGCCGCCGGCCTGCTCGGTGAACACGACTTCGCCGCCTTCTGCAAACGCCGCGACGGTGCCACGACCATCCGCGAACTCCAGCACCTCGACTGGACCCGCACCCCCGACGGACTCCTGTCGGCCACCGTGATCGCCGACGCCTTCTGCCACTCCATGGTCCGAGCCCTCGTAGGCTCCCTCCTGGCCGTAGGCGAATCCCTGCGACCCCCCCACTGGCCCGCCACCGTCCTGACCTCCGGCACCCGCGACTCCGGCGTCAACGTAGCCCCCGCCCACGGCCTCTGCCTGGAAGAAGTCCACTACCCACCCCCCGACCAACTCCTCCCCCGAACCCACCTCACCCGCCGCCTCCGCACCCTGACCCGGCCCACATGA